A region of Myxococcus stipitatus DSM 14675 DNA encodes the following proteins:
- a CDS encoding ATPase, T2SS/T4P/T4SS family, whose protein sequence is MFLITLAEKGGGTEQREYHKPEITIGRLPGNDIMLAKGNVSKYHSRIVAKDGKCIIVDMKSTNGTFVNGKKIAAPQVLKPTDEIYIGDYIINVEPLEDAGPAMTRAGQEEEAYDEQGEEGYPEEEPYEDEPPYEEEEPPPAPAPAPAAGRMPASMASALAKNKKKVDPRQERYTRLQKEIHDRLIEYLDLRRMDMDRLGDDELWRRTEKAIRDIIDQMEADGELPEDVDREELLTDVINEALGLGPLEAFLASDEISEIMVNHANQIYIERKGKLTLSEKTFSSNQAVLGVIERIVAPIGRRIDESSPLVDARLKDGSRVNAIIPPLALKGPCITIRKFKKDSLKIQDLIKYKTLTAQMAEFLEMCVKARRNIVISGGTGSGKTTTLNIISAFIPDSERIVTVEDAAELQLPQDHWVQLESRPPNLEGKGAITIRDLVKNCLRMRPDRIVVGECRSGETLDMLQAMNTGHDGSLTTLHANTPRDAIARLETMVLMSGMELPVKAIREQIASAVHMIVQQTRFSDGTRKICFVTEVSGMEVDIVTLQDIFYYKQDGFTEDHKVRGRFVASGFVPKFYDELQRKGIPVNMSIFRED, encoded by the coding sequence ATGTTTTTGATCACCCTCGCGGAAAAGGGCGGCGGGACCGAGCAGCGCGAGTACCACAAGCCGGAAATCACCATCGGTCGGCTGCCCGGCAATGACATCATGCTCGCGAAGGGCAATGTCTCGAAGTACCACTCCCGCATCGTCGCCAAGGATGGCAAGTGCATCATCGTGGATATGAAGTCCACGAACGGCACCTTCGTGAACGGCAAGAAGATCGCCGCTCCGCAGGTGCTCAAGCCGACCGATGAAATCTACATCGGCGACTACATCATCAACGTGGAGCCCCTGGAGGACGCGGGGCCCGCGATGACTCGCGCGGGCCAGGAGGAAGAGGCCTACGACGAGCAGGGTGAGGAGGGCTACCCGGAGGAGGAGCCGTACGAGGACGAGCCTCCGTACGAAGAGGAGGAGCCTCCTCCCGCGCCCGCACCGGCTCCCGCGGCGGGCCGCATGCCCGCGTCCATGGCCTCCGCGCTGGCCAAGAACAAGAAGAAGGTGGACCCCCGTCAGGAGCGCTACACGCGGCTCCAGAAGGAGATCCATGACCGGCTCATCGAGTACCTCGATTTGCGCCGCATGGACATGGACCGCCTGGGCGACGACGAGCTGTGGCGGCGGACCGAGAAGGCCATCCGCGACATCATCGACCAGATGGAGGCGGATGGAGAGCTCCCGGAGGACGTGGACCGGGAGGAGCTGCTCACCGACGTCATCAACGAGGCGCTGGGCCTGGGGCCCCTCGAGGCGTTCCTCGCGTCGGATGAAATCAGCGAGATCATGGTGAACCACGCCAACCAGATCTACATCGAGCGCAAGGGCAAGCTGACGCTGTCGGAGAAGACGTTCTCGTCGAACCAGGCGGTGCTCGGCGTCATCGAGCGAATCGTGGCGCCCATCGGCCGACGCATCGACGAGTCCAGCCCGCTGGTGGACGCGCGCCTCAAGGACGGCAGCCGCGTCAACGCCATCATCCCTCCGCTGGCGTTGAAGGGGCCCTGCATCACCATCCGCAAGTTCAAGAAGGACTCGCTGAAGATCCAGGACCTCATCAAGTACAAGACGCTGACGGCGCAGATGGCCGAGTTCCTGGAGATGTGCGTCAAGGCCCGGCGAAACATCGTCATCTCCGGTGGCACGGGCTCCGGCAAGACGACGACGCTGAACATCATCAGCGCCTTCATCCCGGACAGTGAGCGCATCGTCACGGTGGAGGACGCCGCGGAGCTGCAGCTTCCCCAGGACCACTGGGTTCAGCTGGAGAGCCGTCCGCCCAACCTGGAAGGCAAGGGCGCCATCACCATCCGCGACCTGGTGAAGAACTGCCTGCGCATGCGGCCCGACCGCATCGTCGTGGGCGAGTGCCGCTCCGGTGAGACGCTGGACATGCTCCAGGCCATGAACACGGGCCACGACGGCTCGCTCACCACGCTGCACGCGAACACGCCGCGTGACGCCATCGCGCGGCTGGAGACGATGGTGCTCATGTCCGGCATGGAGCTGCCGGTGAAGGCCATCCGGGAGCAGATCGCCAGCGCGGTGCACATGATCGTGCAGCAGACGCGCTTCTCCGACGGCACCCGGAAGATCTGCTTCGTCACGGAGGTGTCCGGCATGGAGGTGGACATCGTCACGCTCCAGGACATCTTCTATTACAAGCAGGACGGCTTCACGGAGGACCACAAGGTGCGTGGCCGCTTCGTGGCGTCCGGCTTCGTGCCGAAGTTCTACGACGAGCTTCAGCGCAAAGGCATCCCCGTCAACATGAGCATCTTCCGCGAGGACTGA
- a CDS encoding FHA domain-containing protein codes for MSTLVVRLPDGTENEYEVAGELKLGRQPGCDILLTEGGVSRTHARVFSEAGTVFIEDLGSANGTFVDGERIGEPTALTPQSEVVLGDYTLLLKAAPARGSGSRRSAKSAPAEGMPVGAEGAGARSTRALPSIKTAKGPGGGAPAGAALAKRPAKPVGTPPGASSGPMLRGMVGPWAGKTYPLKGKVLVGRLPPAGIVLEDDSVSRKHAELEATSAGVLVRDLGSANGTLLNGDPLGPEPVELQAGDQLQFGVVELSFEAPQAADSAAPSRRGAGAQPPSRRRDAAQGGGEADRRKKLLMVGGGVIGVLLLLGIVKAMLPGTPAEGAMPVGQAGGADPAQQVQDLLSECRSYASSELGAPNWAKAEQTCSQVLDIDPINTDANTLIRRIKLEGDAFGHFSTGEKLLQRLKPEEALESFRKIPRESEYFRRARSKASEAAEQVTKRAEDDCKRYLRDSQWSAAVPRCQTYMAVWCQNQPRDDLQPPLGFTLRLEGRLRKNEWRPKDPLFVKFLISRLKLDPNSIPWTCPVAEVLNRDNLPTDPKVVVQETVNKRYTNKLMQAAMMDYWFGRGSEALATLQKLRSNYESAQFHAAADEMMKTMSTVDQLFKSGQSYLAADDPEKAAEPLREALEVDKSLMLELAESKPSFYRRSILQDMADKAYQRGRHWADREDKRRGCKLWKLGFSFYAGNSDLNKAAGFCSTLALNTFRGASSCGDLAIVLDLAVKGDGVEDMVIAKKKELGCP; via the coding sequence ATGTCCACCCTGGTCGTCCGTCTGCCTGATGGCACGGAGAACGAGTACGAAGTCGCTGGCGAGCTGAAGCTGGGCCGCCAGCCGGGCTGTGACATCCTGCTCACGGAGGGAGGCGTGTCGCGCACTCACGCGCGCGTCTTCTCCGAGGCGGGGACGGTCTTCATCGAGGACCTGGGCAGCGCCAACGGCACGTTCGTGGACGGTGAGCGCATCGGCGAGCCCACCGCGCTCACGCCCCAGTCCGAGGTGGTGCTCGGGGACTACACGCTCCTGCTCAAGGCGGCGCCCGCGCGGGGCTCGGGCTCGCGTCGCTCCGCCAAGTCCGCGCCGGCGGAGGGCATGCCGGTGGGCGCGGAAGGGGCGGGGGCTCGCTCCACGCGGGCCCTTCCCAGCATCAAGACGGCGAAGGGACCGGGCGGCGGTGCTCCGGCGGGTGCGGCGCTGGCCAAGCGGCCCGCGAAGCCCGTGGGGACGCCTCCAGGCGCCAGCAGCGGCCCCATGCTGCGCGGCATGGTGGGGCCGTGGGCGGGCAAGACGTATCCGCTCAAGGGCAAGGTGCTCGTGGGACGGCTGCCTCCGGCGGGCATCGTGCTGGAGGATGACTCGGTCAGCCGCAAGCACGCGGAGCTGGAGGCGACCAGCGCCGGCGTCCTCGTGCGGGACCTGGGCAGCGCCAACGGCACGTTGCTCAACGGCGACCCGTTGGGCCCGGAGCCCGTGGAGCTCCAGGCCGGAGATCAGCTCCAGTTCGGCGTGGTGGAGCTGTCGTTCGAGGCGCCTCAAGCGGCGGACTCGGCCGCGCCCTCTCGAAGAGGCGCGGGGGCCCAGCCTCCCAGCCGTCGGCGCGACGCGGCGCAGGGCGGGGGAGAGGCGGACCGGCGCAAGAAGCTGCTCATGGTGGGCGGCGGGGTCATTGGTGTGCTGCTCCTGTTGGGCATCGTCAAGGCGATGCTGCCGGGCACTCCGGCCGAGGGCGCGATGCCCGTGGGCCAGGCGGGCGGGGCGGACCCCGCGCAGCAGGTGCAGGACCTGCTCAGCGAGTGCCGCTCCTACGCCTCCAGCGAGCTGGGCGCGCCCAACTGGGCCAAGGCCGAGCAGACCTGTTCGCAGGTCCTGGACATCGACCCCATCAACACGGACGCCAACACGCTCATCCGCCGCATCAAGCTGGAGGGAGACGCCTTCGGTCACTTCTCCACGGGCGAGAAGCTGCTGCAGCGCCTCAAGCCGGAGGAGGCGCTGGAGTCCTTCCGGAAGATTCCCAGGGAGAGTGAGTACTTCCGTCGCGCCCGCTCGAAGGCGAGCGAGGCGGCGGAGCAGGTGACGAAGCGCGCGGAGGACGACTGCAAGCGCTACCTGCGCGATTCACAGTGGAGCGCGGCGGTGCCTCGCTGCCAGACGTACATGGCGGTGTGGTGCCAGAACCAGCCGCGCGACGACCTGCAGCCGCCCCTGGGCTTCACGCTGCGGTTGGAGGGCCGGCTGCGCAAGAACGAGTGGCGTCCGAAGGACCCGCTCTTCGTGAAGTTCCTCATCTCGCGCCTGAAGCTGGACCCCAACTCGATTCCGTGGACGTGCCCGGTGGCGGAGGTGCTCAACCGCGACAACCTGCCCACGGACCCGAAGGTGGTGGTGCAGGAGACGGTGAACAAGCGCTACACCAACAAGCTGATGCAGGCGGCGATGATGGACTACTGGTTCGGCCGCGGCAGCGAGGCGCTGGCCACCCTGCAGAAGCTGCGCTCCAACTACGAGTCCGCGCAGTTCCACGCCGCGGCGGACGAGATGATGAAGACGATGTCCACGGTGGATCAGCTCTTCAAGAGCGGGCAGAGCTACCTGGCCGCGGACGACCCGGAGAAGGCCGCGGAGCCGCTGCGTGAGGCGCTGGAGGTGGACAAGTCGCTGATGCTGGAGCTGGCGGAGTCCAAGCCGTCGTTCTACCGGCGCAGCATCCTCCAGGACATGGCGGACAAGGCGTACCAGCGCGGCAGGCACTGGGCGGACCGCGAGGACAAGCGCCGAGGCTGCAAGCTGTGGAAGCTGGGCTTCAGCTTCTACGCGGGCAACTCCGACCTCAACAAGGCCGCGGGATTCTGCTCCACCCTGGCGCTCAACACCTTCCGAGGCGCGAGCAGCTGCGGCGACCTGGCCATCGTGCTGGACCTGGCCGTCAAGGGGGACGGCGTGGAGGACATGGTCATCGCGAAGAAGAAGGAGCTGGGCTGCCCCTAG